The nucleotide sequence TCAAACCTACTTCTTCCTGAACAGTAAATGTAGCATAGACATCATAAGGCGGATTCTTGATACTTTTCAGTGCTTCAATTAATATGAATACAGCTACCCTATTATCTATTGATTTACAGTTAACGCAATTGCCCATCTCCACCAATTCTCGATCTCTGGTTACTGAATCACCAATAGCAACATACTCTTCCACTTCCTCTTTACTCATCCCAAGATCAATAAAGTAATCAATAGTTTTGGGAAGTTTATTTCTCTCCTCAGGCGTCATTACATGAATAGGCTTACTACCCATCACACCAATCAAATCCTTCTTACCATGAACGATCACACGCTGCGCTGTCAATGTTTTCGGGTCAAAACCTCCCAAGGTATGGAACCTCAAAAAGCCATTATCATCTATATGGGTAACAATAAAACCTATTTCATCCATATGGGCGGCCACCATAACCCTTTTTCCATCAGGATTATTCACGCCTCTTTTGATAGCGATGACATTCCCCAAATTATCCACTTTCACCTCATCTACCAGTGGAGTAACTTGATCGATCACCAAATCCCTGATTCTTTTCTCAAAACCCGGCGCACCGGCTATTTCACAAACTTGCTTTAAAAGTGCTGTATTTATACTCATGTTTTTATTAGAATTAAGATGAGAAATTTAGACATTATGGTCCTAATACCAAAAAAGGCCATCTATTAAAATGGCCTTTCTACAATTTATTTTCCTATACTTTTAATATGCCCTTACGGCCTTTCCTTCCATAAAGTTGACAAAGGATTTATTGACCACCCTCATCCCTCCGGCGGTAGGGAAATTACCCGTAAAATACCAATCACCAAGATGCTCTGGGCAGGACTTATTAAGGTTCTCTACCGTTTGATAAATTACTTTCACCTCCGCTTTGATATGGTCGGCAGTAATGATATCTGCAATCTTATCGGATATTTCCTGAGGGGTAAATTGATTATAAACCTCTTTTACAAAATTCTCCCCTGCATTCGGCTGGTCATTGCATTTTTCATACACTTCATCCAGAATATATTGTTGACCAGTTTCCTCCAACAATTTCAAAGCCGCTCTAAAGGCAATAAATTCCTTCATCTTAGACATATCAATACCATAACAATCTGGGAATCTAATTTGAGGAGCTGAAGAAACTACAATGATCCGCTTGGGATTTAATTTATCCAACGTGGTCAGAATGCTTTTTTCCAAAGTGGTCCCCCTTACAATACTGTCATCCAACACTACAATAGTATCCACGCCGGGTTTTATCACCTCATAGGTAGTATCATATA is from Echinicola marina and encodes:
- a CDS encoding M42 family metallopeptidase, which encodes MSINTALLKQVCEIAGAPGFEKRIRDLVIDQVTPLVDEVKVDNLGNVIAIKRGVNNPDGKRVMVAAHMDEIGFIVTHIDDNGFLRFHTLGGFDPKTLTAQRVIVHGKKDLIGVMGSKPIHVMTPEERNKLPKTIDYFIDLGMSKEEVEEYVAIGDSVTRDRELVEMGNCVNCKSIDNRVAVFILIEALKSIKNPPYDVYATFTVQEEVGLRGANVAAHGVDPDFGIALDTTIAYDVPGASAHEKITELGKGTAIKVMDAMTICDYRMVDFMKKTATEKNIQWQPEILTAGGTDTAGVQRMGKQGAIAGAISIPTRHLHQVIEMANKDDIAASIELLNACLENLDQYDWKH